CAAAAGAACTTGCGATGCTCGTTTGCGCAGTCGGCTTAACACAAAATTTAGCAGCTTTAAAAGCACTTGTCACAGAAGGAATTCAACGTGGTCATATGTCACTTCAAGCAAAATCACTTGCGATGACAGCAGGCGCAGAAGCAAATGAAATTGAAGCTGTAGCAAATTTTTTGCAAGACAGTAAGCAAATGAATGTGATGGCAGCGAAGGAATACATTACGAAATTGCGGCAAAGCTAATGAGTTATAAAAAAATAAACCCTAGCTAGATTCATTTTTTGTGAATCTAGCTGGGGTTTTGTATGCCTGTCAATTGGTATCCACTTCTCTAATTGGTTTTGCGGGATTTCCTGCAACAATCATATTAGCAGGGACATCTTTTGTTACGGTGGAATTAGCGGCGATAATAGCATTTTCTCCAATAGTTATTCCAGGTAAAATAGTGGCATTGGCACCAATCCATGCTCCTTTTTTTACACAAATAGGAGATACTCTGACTCCGCGTCTTTTTGCAGGTGCCATTAAATGATTAGCTGTTATTAACATGGCTCCAGGACCAATTAATACATCATCTTCAATCACAATTCCGCCTAAATCTACAAAAGTGACATTTTGATTAATAAAAATATTTTTTCCAAAAGTTATATGCTTTCCAAAATCACTATAAAATGGTAGCGAAATATCTACTGTGGAATCGATTGTTTTTCCAGTGATTTTTTGCAAATAATCCAATGTGCTCTCTTTACTATGATACTGTGTGTTAAGCTCCGTAATTAGTCGTTCATTCGCATGTTTAACTAAATGAATTTCTTCAAAAAGAGGTGAATTTGGTAAAATATCTTTATCAACTATTTTCTTTAGTAAGTTTGATTCTTCCATCGTAAGTCCTCCTAGATATGTTTTTTCTACTGTAATTATACACAAAAAAAATATTTTTGAATAATTAGTAGAACAAATAGGTGGTTTTTCATCTTAGCTTAATAGAAAGGCACATTAGCAAGGTAGTGAAGATTCCGATGTGGACAAAATTAATTTTTTCCAACATATTGGACTATTTGCGTTCTTTTATTATTTCTGTAAGTTAGAGTAGGCGTCATTGTTTTTTTTATATACTTCGCCTTTACAAAAACTTAACAATACATTCCGAACGTTGAAACTTCTTTCATACCAATGGATTTCCGCTTTTTGCTTAGAGTTAACTTTACGAAAACAAAAAAATCTATTTACCTTACATTTACTTTCTTTTATGATGAAAAAAGAAGGTGAAAACTAGATTACAAACAAAAAGGAGATTTTCATGGGAGACATAGATATTCAGCAAATGATTTTTCAATTTATCGGAGGGCTTGGAATTTTTCTTTTCGGTATTAAATACATGGGGGACGGCTTGCAAATGGCTGCTGGTGACAGACTCCGTGATATTTTAGATAAGTACACGACGAATCCTTTCATGGGTGTGTTAGCCGGAATTTTAGTTACTGTATTAATTCAAAGTAGCTCAGGTACAACTGTTTTGACGGTCGGTTTAGTAAGTGCTGGATTTATGACGTTAAAACAAGCAATTGGTGTTATCATGGGGGCGAACATTGGAACAACCGTTACCGCCTTTATTATTGGTATTAAGTTATCCGAATATGCTTTACCAATAATTGCTGTTGGTGCAGTACTTTTATTCTTCTTTAAAAATCATAAAGTGAAAAATATCGGCC
The nucleotide sequence above comes from Listeria ivanovii subsp. londoniensis. Encoded proteins:
- a CDS encoding DapH/DapD/GlmU-related protein; translated protein: MEESNLLKKIVDKDILPNSPLFEEIHLVKHANERLITELNTQYHSKESTLDYLQKITGKTIDSTVDISLPFYSDFGKHITFGKNIFINQNVTFVDLGGIVIEDDVLIGPGAMLITANHLMAPAKRRGVRVSPICVKKGAWIGANATILPGITIGENAIIAANSTVTKDVPANMIVAGNPAKPIREVDTN